The following proteins are co-located in the Actinomycetota bacterium genome:
- a CDS encoding LppX_LprAFG lipoprotein: protein MWYLTVAAVCLAMACLLLAFPGCFGGEPSVDEIWEESEKAQENITSLHMEITVLYQNTKFGSGQIQTYTVDVSGNNVHLQNSIFGHTFSEVIVVGGKQYSRVMNEKDWKEQPASITAQGATEQVGGFANLPSIAASKENKGIEKIGGKEAYHLSFGLSPDSISSLFKSVPVTQLSAAAGGSVDVWVEKETHYRVKYEAIVQNVLITEQIGYGDVRIVTTVSEINQPISISPPA from the coding sequence ATGTGGTACTTAACGGTGGCGGCGGTTTGCCTGGCCATGGCCTGCCTGCTGCTGGCCTTCCCCGGTTGTTTCGGAGGCGAGCCGAGCGTGGACGAGATCTGGGAGGAATCCGAGAAGGCGCAGGAGAACATCACATCCCTCCATATGGAGATCACCGTCCTCTACCAGAACACGAAGTTCGGCAGCGGGCAGATACAAACCTACACCGTTGACGTGAGCGGCAACAACGTTCACCTGCAGAACTCCATCTTCGGGCACACTTTCAGCGAGGTGATCGTGGTAGGAGGAAAGCAATACTCGCGTGTCATGAACGAGAAGGATTGGAAGGAGCAACCCGCGAGCATAACGGCTCAAGGGGCCACGGAGCAGGTGGGGGGATTCGCCAATCTGCCGTCCATTGCGGCTTCCAAGGAGAACAAGGGGATCGAGAAGATAGGCGGGAAAGAGGCGTATCATCTGAGCTTCGGCCTCTCCCCCGATTCCATATCCAGCCTCTTCAAGAGCGTGCCGGTGACGCAACTCTCGGCGGCGGCGGGTGGAAGCGTGGACGTCTGGGTGGAAAAGGAGACCCACTACCGGGTCAAGTACGAGGCAATTGTCCAGAACGTGCTGATAACCGAGCAGATCGGCTACGGCGACGTGCGTATAGTGACCACAGTCAGCGAGATAAACCAGCCCATAAGCATCAGCCCGCCGGCATGA